The genomic region GATTTCAATTGAAAGCTTGCACTGCTGTCTAAGGAGAAATTAATATTCTCAATGCTCTTCCAATATCTCTTGGAGTTGTTAATAGCCGAAGAGATTCTCAGTTATTGCGTTGTGTTTCGTCATCCAGATATTTTTTGAGGTTAAGAAGAAGAGCTACTGAGCGCACTGAAAACGAATCAGAATACCATTTCCTCTTGTAAATTTTCACTAAAGTTCAATTGTTGGTGAGgagaaataattcatcaattgtTCTTCAGAGAATAATGACCGACCTTCAACCTTAATTTTATGCAAATACATAACTCGTTAAATGCTCAATTTTGTTTAATAACAACTCTATCACCGGTATAATCACTCTCTCACATGATACTTGTCATCACACTGACGGGGTCAGTATTTAAGGTATTTGGGATTTTTCATggataaattataataatttgggAAAACTTGTGGGAGAAGAAGGTTTTTGATATGTTAACTTTTACCTGGGACAGTGAGGCTTCTCCGAAAGATGTGGATACCAGTCACAGCCATGTTTGACTATGACGTCAGTGATTGCCCCCGAACAGAGCAACACGCCACAAACTCATGCCATACGATGATCTAATGagcagaaaaataataaatttttcaatctaaCCAATTCAGATTACCCATTCAAGGAATCATTTAGGATGACTTAGGAATGCATTATTACAATTCAGAAACtaatatgaatttattcacaTTGAATTGGTCTTTTATTTACAGATTTCTATATAGTCAGTATAAatgaaatcatgaaattttattaagtTTAGCATAACTCGATTTCCaattatttggaaattatAAAGTCTAAAAATTTACCgttagagaataaaaaattgtttttttttttcaattctactCTCTTTTTTGTACTCCGTCGATAATGAACTGTAACATATCTtacaattaatgattttttaaaacaagaattcattttgaaaaagttGTGTAAATAGcagattaattattatttttcaaagaaatttaTATACATTTCATTTCTAAGAGACAACCTTTATATATGATACATagatttttagaatttctatCATCAGCCCTTATTAGTTTCCGCATTCATTAGAAAACTCATCTACAGGcaacaataattttaaaatacagaattttcatttcttttttatattttgttatGCTCAattttgtctaaaatcaatttttttcatgaaatgaccgttgattatttcataattattggtTTCTTCGTACGATAAACCAAGCATAAGTTGATAATATATCGATTATGCTATTTATAAGTTGATGATGTTAATGGCAGTACACAATTACGATAATAATCAGAGGATTAAATTTGTTCTGTATATTATTTCCATGTATTTTTCAGTGAGAcatttgggaaaaattatgaaaaatttttatctcaattgACTTTACTGACGACTTCTTTCAACATCACTTATCACTGAACTAATTCAATAATCaacaatatatttatattttaaagtACCATTCCAACGTTATTTTGCAGTACGTGCATAAATAGTCATCATTCCTTTCCATGGACAAACAATTGTTCTGTAACTAAGGAAATAGTAGTTCTGTTCGTAGTTTactgtattgaaaaaatcatgcacTTTCTTGAGAAGAATGGTTCAGGATATTGTAGACGGAGTAAGAAAGCTTCAAGAGctgaaatgaataataagATAAAATTGTCTATTGTAATTCGATTAGCCGATTTTTCAAACCAACATATTAGTTTAGTTTTTATTATCACTCACACTGCTGAATGATACAAGAGATAGACTTATGACATGTCCACTAGTGTACATTATCGGTCTCAAAGTACGAACCATGATGAGTACTAAACTCTTCTTGCTATTGACTGACAGAGATGTCCAGTCCATGTCGTAAATAGCATCTGCAATAGTCTGACTCTATAACATAAATATTGttcatatttttaaatcaGTATATTTATAGTTTCCAAATGATCGTATTACCTTGATAGTAACTTCATTAGCGGCATcacaaaatataaatatttgtacTAACATACAAGCAACGTACATTAGTAGAGAATTGAACTCTTTACTCAACGGCTTCATATGGGACAAGCTGAATACACTAACGCAGAGTACGAGAGAGCTGGCGCAATATTGTAGGAAAATTGAACCAGTGAATGTAGCATTTGTTGATTTAGAAAACctgtcataaaaataattgccaATAATTACGTAGAAATTTTCTGAATCTTATAATTCTGTACTGAATTGGTAAATTCGAAGAAGTTGACATTTGctttataattatttccaatgatCCATGAATATCTCaccaaattaatgaaatataagtgatatttttatacaaaactttttttatttttcacatattgTTCCACAAACAAAAAACATCTCTTTTTCTTCTACAACTATAACTTCAATTTAGTATAAAATTTCCTAAACTAGTTTTAATTATCatggaaattattaaaaaaatttttttctctgtatcCAGAATACTCAACTCCAAAATTGCCAGATGATGTCTAGAACAATCTGTCAAATACCTCGTCTCCAATTTTATCAGTTGTTCAGCATTGGCTCCACAAACTGATTTTGACAACTCTTTCTCTATTGCCTTTGGTATTGAGATAATTCGATACTTAATTATTTCCAATTGAGCGGTGGTAGCCATCATTAGGCCAGGAATGAAAGTATCAAAAGCGACATTGACATTGGCTCCAATGTAATGACTGACAGTTTGATGAATGTAGGCATACCAGAAGCCAACTGAATATGAACGATCCCAGGGGTACCAGGCTTTGAAGAGTAACTGACGATGTGGAATATCCCGAATTATTGAAGACAATGTTAACATTGAGCACGTTGCGTCTGTTAGCATTCCGTATAAGATAGTAAAGAGCCTTCGataaatttattctcattgaTTTCTGCATTTGtcgaattttcaagaaaaacattattgaaaattgcgGAAATTCTTTTCAACTGAGTCAATTTAAAGTTAAAATACTACCAACGATGTCTCTTTCCCTCTTTATGGAGAAATTTTAACAATTCAATGTGTTTCAACTTTCACCCTTGTGTCAAAATTCGAATATACACAATTTTCAATATGAGATAAAGGCCTAACTTGATTACTTGATTGAGCGTTGAAATTTCAACTTGATGGTCACTTCATCGTCATTCAAAGTTTTGAATGGCTCCACATCAAACAATTTAACCATTTTACTGATTTGCTTCCGATGAAGAGTCATGTTCCACATCTTTCCTGTCACAGCTATCATTGTTAACAGCATGAATGAGGCATTTGTCAATTCTTCAGCATCATGAATGCACGAAGGCAATGCAAGAAATTGTGTTAGTGTAAATGTACACATCATCATAACTGTAAATCCAttgtatattttatataatttggTTTTCCAAGTTGAGGTCTCCTCATCGGGGAACCAGAGTCCcataattcgaaaaaaaaagatgctGATGGAAAACAGTGACATTCTGTAAAATTCACGTTGTATATCTTCAAGTTGGGAATTACGAGAAGCAATTTATCGACAGCCTAACTCAATAAGACAGTAAAAAACCACTGATGTGGTATTGACAAGTAGAATTGTGAGCTGGAGGAAATATCTTCAAAGACCTGACATTATAGCAAGCTGTTGGTTCacaacaatttgttttttcaggAAAACTGTTGTCTTTCATCAGGAGAAATAGTCTTACCATATTTTTAAGGATGTAGTAGCTTTGTAATTTACCCGATGTAAGAAGTCAATGAAAGGAAAGAATTTGCAGTCTGTCATCTATGAGGTATCTTCCTGCTATTACCTGAATTTATGATATAATGTATTCACGACGAAAATTGACGGATGATAGGAGGGTTGAAGTGGGGAATTCAGGAATATTGATCGGAGGTGTATGGACGTGGGGATTCGACAGCGTCAGTGCTGAAAAAGTTGTTGAAAGAAAGACTATTGGAAGAATTATCTCGGTCTTTATGGTCGATATaacacggagaaaaaaaataaaaaaatgtttatttacttGCCATAATGGTCAAAACAtttatgaaacattttttttaacactaagaaatttaataataataaacattaATAAGCACTCATTTAGTTTACTCaaatcaagttttttttttatatacttCATAGCTTTGACGAAAAAGAAAATCGTAATAAGCCGATTCTATGAGAAAATCGATGGATAAATTATCCGCATATTGTTCCCTCTATATACGTAGTTACGATacgaattttttacaaaataatttgtttacagtttaacataaaaaatgcaataatAACCGGGAGATTTTCGTAGAAACTCATtattattgacattttttcaagtacaaatcaattttctcatttttctggGAATTTCTCTAGGGCTATACTTATGGTAAATGAGAGAATAATTTATGGAATGAGTACGGTTTTCTGTCACATTTAAGGTTCTCCCTgtagctgtgaactgttgacTTGAATCATTGTGAAATTAATACGAGCAGTATCAGAAAGACCTGAATCAAATGGCAGtcaaaatgttgaaatttatttcattactaTATGGACTAGCTCCCTGTGAACTCATAACACAGAGTACTTGTACAAAAGTTGAACTATCGTTTCCTCGCAAAAGATCTGCTTATCATATAATTTTAGTAATTCTTCTAATATCTGTTAATAGTGTGTACATAGTAAACGAATGCAGACTCTCTCCTGTGATCGAGTGGAAAAGTGATAAACTTATTAAAGTCTGCGTCGTTATTGTTTCTAATTTTCTAGGAGCAGCAACCGTCATGATTGTCTACAGTAACCGGAAAAATTTGATCGAAATAGTGAATTTATGGAATGAAATCACCCTTAAAAAATACCACTTACGAATGCTTATCATTGCAATATCCAATTCCAATCCAAGTTTCATAGACTCAGTATATCATCGAAATgggaaaattggaattttattgagAATGTTATTTGGAGTATTATTGCAAGCAGGTTTTGTCTTTTCTACCGTAATAACTGGGCCAATAACCCATGTTATTATATACATTGTGAGCGACATTATTTGCAGCTTTGTGCTGATACAGTATTTTACGATATTGAATTATCTGAATGATGAACTGATCTACTGGaatgagaatttaattattctggGCAATGCcctgataaattatccatCAAATGATTTATATATTCTAAGAGGCGTAGATGTAATTCTTGAAGCCAGGAGAATCTTCGTTAGAATGATCGTCTTGATCGAGTTGTTCGCCTCGCCAGTAATTCTGACAGCTGTTTCCTGGtgctttatttttatgatgaataacactcaaaaatttctaattctATATATACGTCAGGGAAAAAGTGATGTTTCTACTATTAATGTCGCTGGAAGCGCTTTTGGTTTTCTACTCAATACCTACTCAATGCTGGCATTATGTTTGATGGTCGAATGGATAACTTCAGAAGTTTGTGAAATATCTTTATGTCTCTTAAAAATAAGCAATCCTTTAAAAAAACTTTCCTGCCTGTGGACAATTTTTGCCTAATATATATTTTGCATAAATTTTTACATGACGCCTCTGCATACTTTCATTAATGGTTTTTCTCCTCATCAGGATGAGTATCTGTGAGATTGATGGGAATAATTTTGCACATATTTTTCAGGTGAACAGAACGAAGAAGGTCCTTTCAGATATTCTTTCGAGACATTTGCTGAAGGAGCGACAAAGACCGTCGGTGAGTTTTAGAACAGTGTATATTAATTAAAAGTATTAATAAGAACTGATGGAAGTTATTATTCATAGCTAAGGAATTATGCCCTCGGAATGCTGCATGAGAATGTCACTTTTAGGGCTTTTGGCTTATTCAGTTTGGATAGCTCTTTGTTCATGTCGGTAATATCGGAATGTAGAATGTCATAAGTGTTATGAATTTGAATGCATTTTTATCAGCGCTATTTAATTTCAAGATCGGCAATGCGGTATTTATGTACCAAATAgttatccaagaatttcaaaaCAATTGATGATGGATACAAATTATAGAACGACGATGACCAAATTGGTAGTTGGGGTGTTATGAAAAGTACTGAACTAACTGTGTTGGACTTCAACTTGAAATTCTGTAAGTTTATTACACACTTTTACTAAAATCAATAATACCACACTGTTATCAGTTACATTCACGAATGGTAATATTCAGTGTAAATGACGAAATAAATGGTAGCATTTACTTGCTGATTCGTACTatctaattttattctcacctTTCTTATTCGATGGTTCTTATACTATTTTTTGTTGATgggtaatatttatttaagatacattttttaaagaaaaaactgtAGTCTCAGGATGTCGTCCAATAGGCAGTAAATATCCAAGAACACTGCAGACTGTTGAACAAATATTGACCTTAtcagagaaataataataaatttgatatAGGAAGAGATGAGGGGTGCTTTGAGGAACTTACCTAATAGCTGAACAGctacaataataataagaattaGACAGTGGGTATCAATGAGGTATCCAAACATGTGATTACCCACTAAAGCTCCAAGTCTACCACAGAAGGCACATAATGCGGCCGCGATTGCTCTGGTACGCAAAAGTGAAAGAAAAGGATTTCCATCATCTATTTATTATGGAGgaactatatatatatatatatattttaggAAAATCTGATTACTTTTGAAGTTATAGCTTAAATAGTCGTCAAAGTTGATAAAGCcagatgatttttcaaaatgtagATGTAAAAGATACTTTGTTTGGAAGTAATTCTATTTCTTCAGTATAAAACACATACCTTAAATTAGTTGGGAATAAGTCT from Diachasmimorpha longicaudata isolate KC_UGA_2023 chromosome 1, iyDiaLong2, whole genome shotgun sequence harbors:
- the LOC135168282 gene encoding odorant receptor 46a-like, which encodes MSLFSISIFFFRIMGLWFPDEETSTWKTKLYKIYNGFTVMMMCTFTLTQFLALPSCIHDAEELTNASFMLLTMIAVTGKMWNMTLHRKQISKMVKLFDVEPFKTLNDDEVTIKLKFQRSIKLFTILYGMLTDATCSMLTLSSIIRDIPHRQLLFKAWYPWDRSYSVGFWYAYIHQTVSHYIGANVNVAFDTFIPGLMMATTAQLEIIKYRIISIPKAIEKELSKSVCGANAEQLIKLETRYLTDCSRHHLAILEFSKSTNATFTGSIFLQYCASSLVLCVSVFSLSHMKPLSKEFNSLLMYVACMLVQIFIFCDAANEVTIKSQTIADAIYDMDWTSLSVNSKKSLVLIMVRTLRPIMYTSGHVISLSLVSFSSLLKLSYSVYNILNHSSQESA